In a single window of the Prinia subflava isolate CZ2003 ecotype Zambia chromosome 3, Cam_Psub_1.2, whole genome shotgun sequence genome:
- the BACH1 gene encoding transcription regulator protein BACH1: protein MSLSEKNSVVFAYESSVHSTNVLLSLDDQRKQDILCDVTILVEDQRFRAHRAVLAACSSYFLSRIVGQVDTDLIITLPEEVTLKGFSPLLQFAYTAKLVLNKDNVSEVCKCAEFLGVRNIEESCFQFLKFRFLDFKLDQRECARKKCCTQRCQKANPKTGNVDDGDLEINYDVEALLEKECSQIPNTTPCKDEENAKSSPNFQDNANQNCDPVHLERGSASSLSSQCPKYRKFQKAFGNDKVHTSESNSSIKDVQVPPFATCLEKEIPDNDGIQKAQECVPMQLISNCEETQVEMEEREEGIQKKEESKRDSGTHNMSCPVEKMDLAAFPQNSAASHGPNSVSVLHSCEQYGNLNFSSMQNNTVLAEKTVLSTGAGNDKTESQGNPSSKVDLCIRGATNITSAGDRSSVEREIAEQLAQGFWSDIHSTDAGQIHLPPAVSKDSLEPAYSGKKSECPWLGIRISESPEPCSQRTFTTLNSVSCPFISTLSTEGCSNASEISSGDYVQGQQQEQCSYNYVISLGEDSETDTEGDSESCSAREQECEVKLPFNAQRIISLSRNDFQSFLKMHKLTPEQLDCIHDIRRRSKNRIAAQRCRKRKLDCIQNLESEIEKLQNEKENLLKERNHILSTLGETKQNLTGLCQQVCKEAALSQEQIQILAKYSSSDCPLSFLFPKREQTAPSDSELVVPASVESANGLSGATPTAEQRTCYQCVQSVCEAERDQVQEPHPVCARTAEQTPLMEQCGQSSGITDFCQQMTDKCTTDE from the exons ATGTCTCTGAGTGAGAAGAACAGTGTGGTGTTTGCCTACGAATCTTCAGTGCACAGTACCAATGTGCTTCTCAGCCTGGACGATCAGCGAAAGCAAGATATCCTCTGTGACGTTACCATTTTAGTGGAAGATCAGCGATTCCGGGctcacagagctgtgcttgcagCGTGCAGCAGTTACTTCCTTTCCAGAATTGTGGGCCAGGTGGACACTGATCTCATCATCACTTTGCCAGAAGAG GTAACACTTAAAGGATTTAGTCCTTTGCTTCAGTTTGCATATACAGCaaaacttgttttaaataaagacaATGTATCTGAAGTTTGCAAATGTGCAGAATTTTTGGGTGTACGCAACATTGAAGAGTCCTGCTTTCAGTTTCTCAAATTCAGATTTTTGGACTTTAAATTGGATCAGCGGGAATGTGCTAGGAAGAAATGTTGCACACAGCGTTGTCAGAAAGCAAACCCTAAAACTGGCAATGTGGATGATGGAGACCTAGAAATAAATTATGATGTAGAAGCACTTCTAGAAAAGGAATGTAGTCAAATACCTAACACAACGCCCTgtaaagatgaagaaaatgcTAAATCATCACCTAATTTCCAAGATAATGCCAATCAAAACTGCGATCCTGTTCATTTAGAAAGGGGTAGTGCTTCCAGCTTATCTTCCCAATGcccaaaatacagaaaattccAGAAAGCTTTTGGAAATGACAAAGTTCATACTTCAGAGTCCAATTCCAGTATTAAAGATGTTCAGGTACCACCATTTGCAACTTGTCTTGAGAAGGAAATACCTGATAACGATGGCATACAAAAAGCTCAGGAGTGTGTGCCTATGCAGCTGATCTCAAACTGTGAAGAGACTCAGGTAGAAatggaagaaagggaagaaggcattcagaaaaaagaagaatcaAAGAGAGATTCTGGGACTCACAATATGTCATGTCCTGTGGAGAAAATGGATCTTGCTGCTTTCCCCCAAAACTCTGCTGCATCTCATGGACCCAATTCTGTGTCTGTTTTACATAGTTGTGAGCAATATGGTAATCTGAATTTCAGTAGTATGCAAAACAACACCGTCTTAGCTGAAAAAACTGTGTTAAGTACTGGAGCTGGAAATGACAAGACTGAAAGTCAAGGTAACCCATCTTCAAAAGTGGATTTGTGCATTAGGGGAGCCACTAACATCACCTCAGCGGGAGATCGAAGCAGTGTGGAGAGAGAGATAGCAGAACAGCTAGCACAGGGCTTCTGGAGTGACATTCACAGCACAGATGCCGGCCAAATACATTTACCACCTGCAGTTTCTAAAGATTCCTTGGAGCCGGCGTATTCGGGGAAAAAATCCGAGTGTCCGTGGCTGGGGATCAGGATCAGTGAAAGCCCTGAACCTTGCTCCCAGCGAACTTTTACAACGCTCAATTCCGTCAGCTGCCCCTTTATAAGCACCCTGAGCACTGAAGGATGCTCCAACGCCTCGGAAATAAGCAGTGGAGATTATGTTCAGGGACAGCAGCAAGAACAGTGCTCCTATAACTACGTGATAAGTTTGGGCGAGGATTCGGAGACAGACACTGAGGGAGACAGTGAATCCTGTTCAGCGAGAGAACAAGAATGTGAG GTAAAACTGCCATTTAATGCACAAAGGATTATCTCACTTTCAAGAAATGACTTCCAATCATTTCTGAAAATGCATAAATTAACTCCTGAACAATTGGACTGTATTCATGATATCCGAAGACGAAGTAAAAACAGAATTGCAGCACAGCGATGTCGCAAGAGAAAACTTGACTGCATACAAAATCTTGAATCTGAAATTGAGAAACTG caaAATGAGAAGGAGAATTTGCTGAAGGAAAGAAACCACATTTTATCAACTCTGGGTGAGACAAAGCAGAATCTGACTGGACTTTGCCAGCAGGTGTGTAAGGAAGCAGCCTTGAGTCAAGAGCAAATACAAATACTTGCAAAATATTCTTCTTCAGATTGTCCACTCTCGTTTTTGTTCCCGAAAAGAGAACAAACTGCTCCATCTGATAGTGAGCTCGTGGTCCCAGCATCTGTAGAATCAGCAAATGGTCTTTCAGGTGCCACACCTACAGCTGAGCAGAGAACCTGTTACCAGTGTGTCCAAAGCGTGTGTGAGGCTGAGCGTGATCAGGTACAGGAACCGCATCCCGTTTGTGCCAGAACAGCGGAGCAAACGCCGCTCATGGAGCAGTGTGGACAGAGCAGTGGCATCACAGACTTCTGCCAGCAAATGACTGACAAATGCACTACAGATGAGTGA